From Synoicihabitans lomoniglobus, the proteins below share one genomic window:
- a CDS encoding ATP-binding cassette domain-containing protein, with product MPLLTLLDLHHAFGGPPVLDGVNFQVDAGERVCLVGRNGSGKSTLMRLLAGEMKPDQGSISKQSGMRVARLLQEIPTDVTGSVFDVVSGGLKPLHDHEEEWEQDVRLDDLFDRMRLEQGADFAALSGGLKRRVLLARALASGPDLLLLDEPTNHLDIESIEWIESFLLESKLSLFFVTHDRTFLKRLATRIVELDRGELTNWDCDFDTYLVRRAARLEVEERERALKDKVLAQEEAWIRRGVKARRTRDQGRVTRLKSLRAERRARRDVAGKATITLSEAERSGQRVVEAIGIDFAYPNSAPLVRGLDLLVSRGDKIGLIGPNGAGKTTLIKLLLGQLMPTGGELKQGTKQEVVYLDQLRAQIDDNKTVAENVSEGSDFVTIDGKRKHVISYLEDFLFEPDRSRTPAKVLSGGERNRLLLARLFTKPANVLVLDEPTNDLDAETLDLLENLLVEFTGTLLLVSHDRDFLDNVVTTTLVTEGNGRWSEYVGGYSDYVAERARNAPAPAATASSSSAKSQVAGGIKSAPKPRKLNSNEKRELEELPTKIEALDAEQAKLTAQLGDPTLYTERATEVPALKARLEAIESESAAAFTRWEELEALQAAFEKGS from the coding sequence ATGCCATTGCTCACCCTTCTCGACCTACATCATGCCTTCGGTGGTCCGCCGGTGCTCGATGGAGTGAATTTCCAAGTCGATGCTGGCGAACGTGTGTGTTTGGTCGGCCGGAATGGCTCGGGTAAATCCACCCTCATGCGGCTGCTCGCGGGCGAGATGAAACCCGACCAAGGCTCCATCTCCAAACAATCGGGCATGCGGGTGGCGCGCCTGCTGCAGGAGATTCCCACCGATGTCACCGGCTCGGTCTTCGACGTCGTTTCCGGCGGGCTCAAACCATTGCACGATCACGAAGAGGAGTGGGAACAGGATGTGCGGCTCGACGATTTGTTCGACCGCATGCGCCTGGAGCAAGGTGCCGACTTCGCGGCGCTCTCGGGTGGCTTGAAACGCCGCGTGCTGTTGGCACGGGCGCTGGCCAGCGGTCCGGATCTGTTGCTCCTGGATGAGCCGACCAATCACCTCGATATCGAGAGCATCGAGTGGATCGAATCGTTTCTGTTGGAATCGAAACTCTCGCTGTTCTTCGTCACCCACGATCGCACGTTTCTCAAACGCCTCGCCACGCGCATCGTCGAACTCGATCGCGGCGAGCTTACCAATTGGGACTGCGACTTCGACACCTATCTGGTGCGTCGCGCTGCGCGCCTCGAAGTCGAGGAACGCGAACGCGCCCTCAAGGACAAGGTGCTGGCGCAGGAGGAAGCCTGGATCCGCCGCGGCGTGAAAGCCCGCCGCACCCGCGATCAGGGTCGCGTCACGCGTTTGAAGAGTTTGCGCGCCGAGCGTCGCGCGCGTCGTGACGTCGCGGGCAAGGCGACCATCACGCTCAGCGAGGCCGAGCGCAGCGGTCAACGCGTAGTCGAGGCCATCGGGATCGACTTCGCTTATCCGAACAGCGCGCCGCTCGTGCGCGGCCTCGACCTTTTGGTGAGCCGTGGCGACAAGATTGGCCTCATCGGCCCGAACGGGGCGGGCAAGACCACGTTGATCAAATTGCTGCTGGGTCAACTCATGCCCACGGGTGGCGAGCTCAAGCAGGGCACCAAACAGGAGGTCGTGTATCTCGACCAACTCCGCGCCCAGATCGACGACAACAAGACGGTGGCCGAAAACGTCAGCGAGGGCAGCGACTTCGTGACCATTGATGGCAAGCGCAAGCACGTCATCAGTTACCTCGAGGATTTCCTGTTCGAGCCCGACCGCTCGCGCACGCCCGCCAAAGTGCTGAGTGGGGGCGAGCGCAACCGCCTGCTGCTGGCGCGCCTCTTTACCAAGCCCGCCAACGTGCTGGTGCTCGACGAACCCACCAATGACCTCGACGCCGAGACGCTCGACCTGTTGGAGAACCTGCTCGTCGAATTCACCGGCACCCTGCTGCTGGTGAGCCACGATCGTGATTTTCTGGACAACGTCGTGACGACGACGCTTGTCACCGAAGGCAATGGTCGGTGGTCCGAATACGTCGGCGGCTACTCCGACTACGTGGCCGAGCGCGCCCGCAACGCGCCCGCCCCGGCGGCGACGGCCTCGTCCTCATCGGCCAAGTCGCAAGTCGCCGGCGGCATCAAAAGCGCGCCCAAGCCGCGCAAGTTGAACAGCAACGAAAAGCGCGAGCTGGAGGAGCTGCCGACGAAGATCGAAGCGCTCGATGCCGAGCAGGCCAAACTCACCGCGCAACTCGGCGACCCCACGCTCTACACCGAACGCGCCACGGAAGTCCCGGCCCTGAAAGCGCGTCTTGAAGCGATCGAATCCGAGTCCGCCGCCGCCTTCACCCGCTGGGAAGAACTCGAAGCCCTGCAAGCCGCCTTCGAAAAAGGGAGCTGA
- a CDS encoding BrnT family toxin, with product MLFEWDERKATANLAKHHIAFDQAITVFKDPNRLTYADHRTDYGEPRHNTVGIMDEVVVLCVTHTNRADVTRLISARPASRRERKLYHAHCP from the coding sequence GTGCTGTTTGAGTGGGATGAGCGAAAAGCGACTGCCAATCTCGCCAAGCATCATATCGCATTCGACCAAGCCATCACTGTTTTTAAAGATCCCAACCGGCTCACCTACGCGGACCACCGCACCGACTATGGAGAACCTCGCCACAACACCGTCGGTATCATGGATGAAGTCGTTGTGCTCTGCGTTACGCACACGAATCGCGCCGACGTCACACGCCTGATTTCCGCCCGTCCTGCCAGTCGCCGAGAAAGGAAACTCTATCATGCCCACTGTCCGTAA
- a CDS encoding HNH endonuclease: protein MEFTSIPKMARAVTVPWTREHRLIALNVYGKLPFSKLDQRTPLIAEIASKMGRSASSLAMKLGNFASLDPLLQKRGIKGLSGASRKDREAWAEFFDDLDTLAPESESLLHDLFTTDISREVDLLERRAVRLVVDRTSSGETETLAVTKQRRGQQYFRQTLLNAYGIRCCISGIEIPRLLVASHIRPWSQFPQHRLDPSNGLCLSTLHDSAFDSGLITLDEKLRVVLSPKLKAHFPHKLLEQNFGAFEGSTVQMPHQLAEPSLDGLKHHRESIFQS from the coding sequence TTGGAATTCACCAGCATTCCCAAAATGGCACGAGCAGTCACGGTTCCTTGGACGCGCGAGCATCGTCTCATCGCGCTGAATGTTTACGGAAAGCTCCCGTTTTCGAAACTGGACCAACGCACTCCGCTCATTGCCGAGATCGCCTCGAAAATGGGACGTTCGGCCAGCAGTCTTGCCATGAAGTTGGGGAATTTCGCGTCGCTTGACCCTTTGTTGCAGAAGCGCGGAATCAAGGGCCTGAGTGGTGCATCTCGAAAAGATCGGGAGGCGTGGGCTGAGTTTTTCGACGATCTCGATACTTTGGCTCCGGAAAGTGAGTCCCTTTTGCATGATCTGTTCACCACGGATATATCACGAGAGGTCGATTTGCTGGAGAGGCGTGCAGTCCGCCTTGTGGTCGATCGCACTTCAAGCGGCGAAACCGAGACACTCGCGGTAACGAAACAGCGTCGAGGTCAGCAGTATTTCCGGCAAACGCTCCTCAATGCTTATGGGATTCGATGCTGCATCTCGGGCATCGAAATACCGCGATTGTTAGTGGCGAGTCACATTCGACCTTGGAGTCAATTTCCGCAGCATCGCCTCGACCCCAGCAACGGTCTCTGCTTGTCCACTTTACATGATTCAGCTTTCGATTCGGGCCTCATCACTTTGGACGAAAAACTTCGAGTTGTATTGAGCCCGAAGCTCAAAGCGCACTTTCCTCACAAGTTACTCGAACAAAACTTTGGAGCATTCGAAGGAAGCACAGTTCAGATGCCGCACCAGTTAGCAGAGCCCTCGCTCGATGGGCTCAAGCATCACCGAGAGAGTATTTTTCAAAGTTGA
- a CDS encoding type II toxin-antitoxin system VapC family toxin, giving the protein MPASPHVVLDSFALITYLRDQPGADHVEQLMQEAATQQRTLWMTKVNYAEVHDMLVREEGAKIWTDCEAAIDGLPIRFVSADRSLANRAAQFKAAHKLSLADAFSAALAQTLDALLVTGDPEFTPLAEEIKIDWLN; this is encoded by the coding sequence ATGCCCGCCTCTCCTCACGTCGTTCTCGATAGTTTCGCGCTCATCACCTACCTGCGCGACCAGCCCGGAGCGGATCATGTCGAGCAGCTCATGCAGGAGGCGGCGACCCAGCAACGGACGCTATGGATGACCAAGGTCAACTACGCTGAAGTGCACGACATGCTCGTGCGCGAAGAAGGCGCGAAGATATGGACCGACTGCGAAGCTGCGATCGACGGCCTGCCCATCCGATTCGTCTCCGCCGACCGATCACTCGCCAACCGCGCCGCCCAATTCAAAGCCGCCCACAAACTCAGTCTCGCCGACGCCTTCTCCGCCGCACTGGCCCAAACATTGGACGCTCTCCTCGTCACCGGCGACCCAGAGTTTACGCCACTCGCGGAGGAGATCAAAATCGACTGGCTCAACTGA
- a CDS encoding DNA-directed RNA polymerase subunit omega, which yields MRQDYLDAACRVIDDPNLLVNLVSRRVKQLRRGSRPLIESLEKLSLEDMALREIVEGKINYELAPDERSGT from the coding sequence ATGAGACAAGACTACTTGGATGCCGCCTGCCGCGTTATTGACGATCCCAACCTGTTGGTGAACTTGGTTTCCCGTCGCGTGAAACAACTCCGTCGCGGCAGCCGTCCGCTGATCGAGTCGTTGGAGAAACTCTCTCTGGAAGACATGGCTTTGCGCGAGATCGTGGAGGGCAAAATCAACTACGAGTTGGCCCCCGACGAGCGCAGCGGGACTTGA
- a CDS encoding helix-turn-helix transcriptional regulator, with protein MPPREPVLQKFGHNVREKREALGLSQEALAHAAELDRTYIGGIERGDPHQL; from the coding sequence ATGCCACCACGGGAGCCCGTCCTTCAGAAATTTGGACACAACGTTAGGGAAAAACGCGAAGCACTAGGCCTCTCTCAAGAAGCCTTGGCCCATGCCGCCGAACTCGACCGCACCTACATCGGCGGCATCGAACGCGGTGATCCCCATCAACTTTGA
- a CDS encoding addiction module protein — translation MPNVMERYPDLANATPNEKLALIDELWLSIRESATEIITSEHQAELDQRIAKIDADPTLAMDPGTARGLLKP, via the coding sequence ATGCCCAACGTGATGGAGCGCTACCCGGATCTCGCCAACGCCACTCCCAACGAGAAACTCGCTCTGATCGACGAGCTGTGGCTTTCGATTCGAGAATCAGCGACGGAAATCATCACTTCCGAGCATCAGGCTGAACTCGACCAGCGCATAGCAAAAATTGACGCCGACCCGACTCTGGCGATGGATCCCGGCACGGCTCGCGGCTTGCTGAAACCCTGA
- a CDS encoding AbrB/MazE/SpoVT family DNA-binding domain-containing protein yields the protein MPGKRAKQTVCFTTKGQIVIPAALRKYFQIENGSEAIVEETADGILLRPVTAWSIKRARGVAKKATATGSDFATEWAKQKAEERDLEDAKNARLSSRRSR from the coding sequence ATGCCCGGAAAACGCGCCAAACAGACGGTTTGTTTCACGACCAAAGGTCAGATCGTGATTCCCGCCGCGCTGCGAAAATACTTCCAGATCGAGAACGGTTCCGAAGCCATCGTCGAAGAAACCGCCGACGGTATTCTGCTGAGACCTGTCACCGCTTGGTCGATCAAACGGGCGCGCGGCGTCGCCAAGAAAGCCACGGCGACCGGCTCGGATTTTGCGACTGAGTGGGCCAAGCAAAAAGCCGAGGAACGCGACTTGGAAGACGCGAAAAATGCCCGCCTCTCCTCACGTCGTTCTCGATAG